The Cellulosimicrobium sp. ES-005 genome segment GAAGAGCACCTCGCCCTCCTCGAGCGAGGACAGGACGGCCGCGAGGTCCCCGGCGTGCTGGATCGCCGGCCCGGACGTGACGCGCAGCGACGTCCCGAGCTCCGCCGCGATGATCATGGCGAGCGTCGTCTTCCCGAGCCCGGGTGGCCCGGACAGCAGCACGTGGTCCGGCGAGCTCCCGCGGGCGAGCGCGGCCTGGAGCACGAGCGAGAGCTGGTCGCGCACGACGGCCTGCCCGACGAACTCCTCGAGCCTGCGGGGGCGCAGCGCCGCCTCGGCGGCGCGCTCGAGGTCGTCCGCTCCCGCCGCGACGATCCGCTCGGACGAGAACGTGCCGTCCCCGCCGAAGCCGTCCACGCCCACCTGGTCGAAGTTCGCCACGGTCAGCCCCTCGGTCCGCCGAGGACGCGCAGCGCGGCACGCAGCGCGCCGGCCACGTCGGGCGCCTCGACGACGTCGACACCGGCCTCGGCGAGGACGGTGGAGACGGCGTCGTCCGCGGCCTTGAGGTTCCAGCCGAGCCCGACGAGCGCCTCGACCACCTGGTCCCGACGGTCGTCGACCGGGCGCGGGCCGGTCCCGGTGGCCGGCGCGCCCGCCCCGGGGGCGTCGGCCCCGGTGGGCGGCCCGAGCTTGTCGCCCAGCTCGAGCGCGATCCGCTGCGCGCCCTTGGTGCCGATGCCGGGGACACGCACCAGGGCGGCGATGTCGCCACCTCCCACGGCGCGTCGCAGGGCGTCGGGCGTGTGCACCGCGAGCATCGCGAGCGCGAGCCGCGGCCCGACGCCGCTGACGGTCTGGACGGTCTCGAAGACGGTCCGCTCGTCGTCGTCGGCGAACCCGTAGAGGGTGAAGGAGTCCTCGCGGACCACGAGGCTCGTCGCGAGCCGAGCGTCCTCGCCCACGCGCAGGCCCGCGAGGGTCGCCGGCGTGGCGTGCACGAGGTAGCCCACTCCCCCGACCTCGAGCACGGCGCGGTCGAGCTGGACGCTCGCCACGACTCCGCTCAGCGACGCGATCACCCAGGCTCCTCTCCCGGTCGGCTCCGCCGACCTGGTCCGATGGTCCGCCGGCGCGACGACCGCGGACGGCGCCGAGAAGGTGTGTCGAACACCCGTACGACCGCGGTCACTCTAGCAAGGTGCGCCCACGCCCCGGCCGACCGACACGGGCGCCGTCAGCGCGGTGCCCGCCGGGCCTTCGCCGCGTGCTCGGCCGCGGCCCAGGCACGCTGCGCCGGCGTCAGCTCGTGCCGCTCGCCGCCCTGGAGCGCGCCCGAGGGTCGCCACAGGTGGCAGATCGCGAGCGCGAGCGCGTCGGCGGCGTCCGCGGGCCTCGGCGGCTCCGCGAGCCCCAGGATGCTCGCGACCATGCGCTGGACCTGCTCCTTGCCCGCGCGCCCGCTCCCCGTGACCGCAGCCTTGACCTCGGACGGCGTGTGCAGCGCGACGGGGACGCCCCGCTTTGCCGCGCCGACCATCGCGAGACCCGCGGCCTGGGCCGTGCCCATCACGGTCCCGACGTTGTGCTGGGCGAACACGCGCTCGACCGCGACGACGTCCGGAACGTGCTCGTCGAACCACGCGTCGAGCCGCTCCGCGATCCGCAGCAGCCGCAGGTCCACGCTGAGGTCCGGGTCCGTCCGGATCACGCCGACGGCCACGAGCTCGGCCCGCCGCCCCCGCGCGGAGTCCACCACCCCGACGCCGCACCGGGTCAGCCCAGGATCCACACCGAGAACGCGCACCCCGCTAGCCTCCCACGAGCCGACGACGGAACCTCGGCGCCTCGCGGGCACGCACCGAGGTGAGCCGACACCGGCGGGGTGGGTGGGACGCGCGCGGTCGTGGCGGGCCTGGCGGGAGCCGCGAGGGACGAGCGGCGGATGGTAGACCGCGCGCGTCCCACCCACCCCGCACCCAGGGCGACCAGACCTCACCTCGGGCGAACCCAGCGGTCAGTCGTCGTTCTCGAGCTCCGCCATGACCTCGTCCGACGCGTCGAAGTTCGCGTAGACGTTCTGCACGTCGTCGCTGTCCTCGAGCGCGTCGATGAGGCGCAGGATCTTGCGCGCGCCGTCGGCGTCGACCTCGACCTCCATGGACGGGTGCCAGATCGAGTCGGCGGAGTCGTACTCGAGCCCCGCCTCCTGGATCGCCGTGCGCACGGCGACGAGGTCGCTCGCCTCGCACAGGACCTCGATGACCTCGCCGGAGTCGGTGACCTCCTCGGCGCCCGCCTCGAGCGCGGCGAGCATGACGTCGTCCTCGGTCACGCCGTCCGCCTTCGGCACGACGACGAGGCCCTTGCGCGAGAAGAGGTAGGACACGGAGCCCGGGTCGGCGAGGTTGCCGCCGTTGCGGCTGAACGCGAGGCGGACCTCGGAGGCCGCCCGGTTCTTGTTGTCGGTGAGGCACTCGACCAGGACGGCGATGCCGTTGGGGCCGTAGCCCTCGTACATGATCGTCTGGTAGTCGACGGCGTCGGCGCCCGTGCCGGACCCGCGCTTGACGGCGCGGTCGATGTTGTCGTTGGGGACCGACGACTTCTTCGCCTTCTGGATGGCGTCGAACAGCGTCGGGTTGCCCGCGGGGTCACCGCCGCCGGTGCGCGCCGCGACCTCGATGTTCTTGATGAGCTTCGCGAAGAGCTTGCCGCGCTTGGCGTCGATGGCCGCCTTCTTGTGCTTGGTCGTGGCCCACTTGGAGTGCCCTGACATGCGTTCCTACCCCTTCGCGATTCTGACGAACAGCTCGTGCACGCGCGCGTCCCCGGAGATCTCCGGGTGGAACGAGGTGGCGAGCAGCGATCCCTGCTGGACTGCGACGATCCTACCGGCGGCGGCCGCGGGGATGCCGGGCGCCTCGTGATCGGGGATGCGCGCGAGCACGTCGACGCCCGGGCCGACCTCCTCGACCCACGGCGCGCGGATGAACACCGCGTGCACGGTGCCCGCCCCCTCGGCCCCGGCGCGACCGCCGTCCTGGGGGGCGATGCCGGCGAACGCGAGGTCGGTCTCGAACGAGTCGACCTGCCGGCCAAAGGCGTTGCGCCGGACCGTCACGTCGAGCCCGCCGATGGTCCGCTGGTCGGCCGTGCCGCCGAGGATGCGGTCCGCGAGCAGGATCATGCCGGCGCACGAGCCGTAGACCGGCAGGCCCTCGGCGATGCGTGCGCGCAGCGGCTCGTCGAGCTCGAAGATCCGCAGGAGCTTCTCGATGGTGGTCGACTCGCCCCCGGGGAGCACGAGCCCGTCGACCGCGGCGAGCTCCTCGGGGCGCCGCACGCCGACCGTGCGCGCGCCGGCGGCCTCGAGCGCGGCGCGGTGCTCGCGCACGTCGCCCTGCAGCGCCAGGACTCCGATCGTGGTCGTCACGAACGGGAATGATACGTCCGTCGCCGCCCGCACCCCGCCACACCGGTTGCTAGCCTCGCCGTCGTGACCACTCCGCCCGGCCCCGGACCGACACCGCCGTATCCTGCCCAGCCGCCGTCCGGGTATCCCGGTCCTTCGGTCCCGTACCCCGGTCTCCCGCCCCGTCCGCCGCGGAGCACGCGCGGCGCGACGGTCCTGATCGTGGTCGGCGCGGTCCTGCTGGCGGTCGCGCTCGTCGCCGGCGTCCTGGGCGCCACGACCTTCCTGCGGGCGCTGCCGACGGGCGTCGTCGACAGCACGGGCGCCCCCGGCTCGGCCGCGCTCGCCTCCGGCGACGTCCCGGGCGAGGCGGACGTCGCGCTCTCGGGCGGTCGACCGTTCAGCGTGTGGGCGGTCGTGCCGATCGGCGCCGAGGGATTCGACGCCGACGACGTCACCGTGACCTGCCCCGACGGCGACCTCGACGTGCGGCACCCCTCCGTCTCCGGGAGCTCCGGCTTCGGCTCGCACGAGGCGACGACCGTCGCCGAGGTGACCTCGCCGTCGGCCCAGACGTGCACCGTGGCCGTCGCCCAGGGCGACGCGTCCCCCGGGGCGACGTTCGTCGTCACCGAGGGCTGGCGGTTCGGCGAGTTCTTCGCGACGGTCGGCGGCACGATCCTGCTGTGGTTCGTCGCGATCGGCGGGGCGGTCCTCGGTCTGGGGCTCCTCGTCGGCGGGATCGTGTGGCGGGTCGTCGCCCGTCGTCCGTAGCACCGGGCAGGCACTCGCGCGCCGCGGCGGGACTGCCGCGTCGGCCCGGACCTCAGTCCTCGCGAGCTGTCCCGAGGTGGTGCGTGACGCCGTCCCACCCGCGCAGCAGCGGCGCGACGAGGTCGGCCAGGCCCTCGGGGAACACCTCGATCTCGACGCCGCGCAGGTCGTCGAGCGACCACCAGCGCATCTCGTCGACGACGTCGTGCTCGACGTCGGTCCACCCGTCCCGGCTCAGCTCGCCGCGGGCGGTGGTGCCGTCCGTGCGCGCGAGGTAGAGCACCTCGTCCTGGCGGCAGTGCCGGCGGTAGAAGTCGAAGATCGCGCTGCGCGTGTAGACCGGACCCACGAGCGCGTCCGGGTCGAGCCGGATCCCGGTCTCCTCGTGGACCTCGCGCAGCGCCGCGTCGCGGTCGCTCTCACCGGGGTCGACGCCCCCGCCGATGGTGAACCACCACGAGCGCTCGGGCTGGTCCACGTCGTGCCCGCGGGCCAGGAGGATCCGGTCGGCGTCGTCGAGGAGCAGGACGCGGGCGCCCCGACGGAAGTAGAGCCCGTCGTCCCCGAGAACCCAGTCGGGTCCCAGGGACGACGGCGCTCCGGCGGCCTCGGCCATGCGCGCGCGTCAGCCGTCCGTCGCCGGCACTGCGACGGACGGCAGGCCCGTGGCGCGCTCCGTCACCAGCCGCGCTCGGCGAACTGGATCGACCGCGCCGGCTCGTCGACGTTGAGGCCGACCATCGCCTCGCCCAGACCGCGCGAGACCTTCGCGACGACGTCCGGGTCGTCGTAGAACGTCGTCGCCTTGACGATCGCGGCGGCACGCTGCTCCGGGTTGCCGGACTTGAAGATGCCGGAGCCGACGAAGACGCCCTCGGCGCCGAGCTGCATCATCATCGCGGCGTCCGCCGGCGTCGCGATGCCGCCCGCGGTGAACATGACGACGGGCAGCTTGCCCGTGGCGGCGACCTCCTGGACGAGGTCGTACGGCGCCTGGAGCTCCTTCGCCGCGACGAACAGCTCGTCCTCGGGGAGCGAGGCGAGGCGGCGGATCTCGGCGCGGATGGTGCGCATGTGCGTCGTCGCGTTGGAGACGTCGCCGGTGCCCGCCTCGCCCTTCGAGCGGATCATCGCCGCGCCCTCGGCGATGCGGCGCAGCGCCTCGCCGAGGTTCGTCGCCCCGCACACGAAGGGGACCGTGAACTGCCACTTGTCGATGTGGTGGGTGTAGTCGGCGGGCGTGAGCACCTCGGACTCGTCGACGTAGTCCACGCCGAGCGACTGGAGGACCTGCGCCTCGACGAAGTGGCCGATGCGGGCCTTCGCCATGACCGGGATCGAGACGGCCTCGATGATGCCGTCGATCATGTCGGGGTCGGACATGCGCGAGACCCCGCCCTGCGCTCGGATGTCCGCGGGGACGCGCTCGAGGGCCATGACCGCGACCGCGCCGGCGTCCTCGGCGATCTTCGCCTGCTCGGGCGTGACGACGTCCATGATGACGCCGCCCTTGAGCATCTCGGCCATCCCGCGCTTGACCTTGGCGGTGCCGACGGCGCCGGCGCCCTCCGCGGTCGCGGCGCCCGGGGCGCTCTCGGCAGGGACGTTCTGGTCGGCCACGTTGGTCACCGGTACCTCACACCTTCAGGTCAGGGGAACGTCGCGCGCACGCGCGCGGACGCCGTCGAACAGGCTCGACGGCACATGCTCCCACGCGCTCCCATCCTATCGCCGGGGCGTCCACCCGACCGGGCCGCCGGGGCTCGCGCGGAGCGCGCTGACACCCGCCGGCACGGGGGGTCAGTCCGGCGTCGTGGCGGACGCGGCCGGGCGCACGAGGGCGTCGGGTGCGGCGTCGTCGAGCTCGACGGTCGCCGGCATCGGGGCGTGCCCGGCGAGGTGGAACAGGCGCACCCACCACTTGCGCCGCACCCGCTCGGCCTGCGCGACGGCCTCGTTGTGGAACCGCCGGGCGAGCTGCGCGCGGTACCAGGCCGCGGAGAGCGTGCCGAGGAGCTCGTCGCCGACGGGACCCGACCGGAGCTCGGCGACGTCGTCGGCGTCCTCGAGGGCCGAGCGCAGCGTGGCCGTGAGGTCGCTCTCGGCGAGGGCGCGGGACTCGGCCATGCCGCCGAGGAGGCGTCGGGGCCGGGGTCCCTCGCCGCCCGCCAGGCCGGGCACCTGGTCCGCGAGCCGGCGCGTGTCGTCGTCGTCGTCCAGGACGGCGTGCGCGGCCTCGGCGACGAGCATCGAGCTGGCCGGGTCGAGCTCGCCGGAGGCCGCCAGGTCGACGGCGGCCGAGGCACGCCGCACGAGCTGCGCGTCGAGCGCCAGGCGCGAGGCCATCACCTTGCGGTGGAGCCGGTCGAGCCGAGACGCGGCGACCCACAGGACCCACGCCACGAGCGCGGCGACCACGAGGACGAGGACGGTGATCTCGGACCAGGTCACGGGCGAGCCCCTTCGTCGTCGCGCGCCCGGCCCAGGAGGCGACCGCCCCGGCGCGAACGCGGGTCCTCGTGGACCGGGATGACCGCCTCGGACGCCGCGAGCACCGTCTCGTAGACGGCGAGCACCTGCGCGGTCACGGCGGACCAGTCGAAGCGCCGGACGAACTCGCTCGCCCGAGCGCGGTAGGCGTCGCGCCGCGGCGGGTCGGCGAGCACGTCGAGCACCGCGGCGGCGAGCGCGTCCGGGTCGCCCACCGCGAACAGCGCGCCCGCGGCGCCGTCGTCGAGCACGCGGCGGAACGCGCCGAGGTCGCTCGCGACGACGCACGCGCCGGCGCTCATCGCCTCGACGAGCACGATGCCGAAGCTCTCCCCGCCGGTCTGCGGCGCGATGTACAGGTCGACGGACGCGAGCATGCTCGCCTTGTCCTCGTCGCTCACGCCGCCGAGGAACTCGACGGACGCGGCGTGCGCCCCCAGCGCCTCGATCGCGGCCTCACGGCCGTCGTCGCCGCGTCCGGCGACGAGGAAGCGTGCGCCCGGGACCTTCTCGAGGATCGCCGGGATCGCCGCCGCGAGCACGGGCAGGCCCTTGCGCGGCTCGTCGAGGCGTCCGAGGAACCCGATGGTGGGCGCGTCGGGCGTCCCCTGCCACGCGGGGTTCGCGGTCGCGGACGCGAACGTGTCGACGTACACCCCGTTGGGGATGACGACGGCGTCCCCGCCGAGGTGGTCGACGAGCGTACGGCGCGCGTCCTCCGAGACCGCGATGCGGGCGTCGATCTTCTCCAGGCTCTGCCGGACGAGCGGGTAGGCGACCTGGAGGGCGCGCGAACGCACGATGGAGGTGTGGAACGTCCCGACGATCGGGCCCTGCGCGATCCACAGCGCGACCATGCTCAGCGACGGGTTCACCGGCTCGTGGATGTGGAGCACGTCGAAGCGGCCCGCCTCGAGCCAGCGGCGGACCCGGCCGGCGGTGCGCGGCCCGAACGTCACGCGCGCGACCGAGCCGTTGTACCGGACCGGGACCGCGCCTCCTGCGGGCGTCACGTACTCGGGGACCGGGGTGTCGTCGTCCGCGGGAGCGAGGACGGAGACCTCGTGACCCTGGGCCATGAGCGCCTCGGCGAGGTCGCGGACGTGGAACTGGACCCCGCCGGGCGCGTCGAAGGAGTAGGGGCACACGATCCCCACGCGCAGGCTCATGCGGCGCGCTCCGCGTCCTGCTCGCCCGCCGCGACCCGGGTCCGGGCGTACCGCTCGGGGTCGAGGTCGTCGACGAACACCTTCTGGAGCATGTGCCAGTCCTCGGGGTGCTCGCGGATCGCGACGCTCAGCGCGTCGACCCAGCCCTGGGTCGCGGCGGCCACCCGCTCGGCGCGGGGGACGTCCTGCGCGACCTCGACCCTCGGGAAGAAGCGGATGACGAGGCCCCAGGGCGACCGCGCGGCGCGTCGGCGCGCACCGTGGAGGCGCTCGTAGTAGATGCCCGCGGGGACGAGCGGCGTGCCGGTCGTCACGGCGAGCGCCGCGGGGCCGGCGGCGACGCGCGCGCGGTGGCCGAACAGGTCGACCTCGACGCCACGGTGGGTGAGGTCGCGGTCCGCGAGCAGCGGGATGATCCGTCCCGGCCTGCTCGCCCCGCGGACGAGGTCGCGGAAGACGTCGCCGTCGCCGAGGGCGAGGATCTCGAGGCCGATCGAGTTCCGGAACGCGAGGAACTCCTCGAACAGCTCCTCCGGCTCGAGCCGCTCCGCGACCGTGAGCACGGGCGCGATGTTCGGCGTCGCGTACGCACCCGCCAGGTCCCAGTTGCCCTGGTGGGACAGCGCGAGCACCGGGCTCCGGTCGCCGTCGAGGTGCGGCGCGAGGTTGTCGAGCCCGACCACCCGCACCCGGGCCCGGACGAGCTCGGGGCCCCAGGCGGGCAGCGTGAACGCCTCGCGGTAGTAGCGCATGTACGAGCGCATCCCGGCGCGCGAGAGCCGGCGCAGGGCCCGCGGCGCGAGCTCGGGGCGCACGCGCGCGAGGTTGCGCTCGAGCTGGCGCACTCCCCCGCCGCGCAGGAGCCACGTCACGTCGGCGATCGCGGTGAACAGCCCGCGCAGGACCGGTTCGGGGACCTTGCGCGCGTTGCGCCAGGCGAACGTGAACGCCTTGCCGGCGTCGAGGGCCATCAGCGACCGTCCTCCTTCTCCTCGGGGCGTGCGGCCACCAGCGCGAGGGCCTGGCGGCGCACGGTGGCGACCCGCTGCACGACGGTGACCGCGCTCGCGAGCGCGAGCAGCCCGAGGACGACGACGAGCACGACGGGCGGGACGCCCAGGCCCACGATGCCGGCGGCGACGAGCGCGGCGACGAGCCGGTCGGCACGCTCCGCGATCCCGACCTGTGCCGTCATGCCGACGCTCTCGGCCCGGGCACGGGCGTAGGGCACGACCGCGCCGAGCGCGAGGCACGCGAGCGCGACGCCGGTCCCCCAGGCAGCGAGGTCGGGGGTCAGGCGCGGGTCGTCCGCCCGGACGAACCACAGGGTGAGGCCGACGAACACGGCCGCGTCCGCGAGCCGGTCGAGCGTCGAGTCGAGGAACGCGCCCCACGGGCCGGACCGGCCCGCGCGGCGCGCCATGACGCCGTCGAGCACGTCGGCGAAGGCGCAGACCATGACGACCATCACCCCGGCGAAGAGGTGTCCGGTCGGGAAGAGCCAGAGGGCGCCGACGACGACGCCGAGGGTCCCGGCGACCGTCACCGCGTCCGGGCTCACGCCCAGGCGGAGCAGGAGCGCGGCGAGCGGCGTGAACAGACGGGTCGTGAGCGCGCGCAGGCGTCCGAACATCAGGCACCCTCCCCGTCCGCGGGGCCACCCGCTCCGCCCGGCCCCGCGAGGTCCGGCCAGGCGGCGGCGAGACGCGCCCGGGTGTCGCCGAGGAGCTCGGGCACGGCCTTGGTCTGCGCGACGATCGGCAGGAAGTTGGCGTCGCCCGCCCAGCGCGGCACCACGTGCTGGTGCAGGTGCGCGGCGATGCCGGCCCCGGCGACGGCGCCCTGGTTCATGCCCAGGTTGAACCCGTCCGGTCCCGACACCTCGCGCACGACGCGCATCGCGGTCTGCGTGAGGTGCGCGACCTCGACCGTCTCCGCCTCGGTGAGGTCCGTGTAGTCCGACACGTGGCGGTAGGGCACGACCATGAGGTGGCCGGGGTTGTACGGGTAGAGGTTGAGCACGACGTACGCGGTCTCGCCGCGCGCGACGATCAGCCCGTCCTCGTCGGAGCGGTCCGGGATGCGGCAGAACGGGCACTGCCCGCGAGAGTCGTCCGCCGGCTTGTCCTGCCCGCCGATGTACACCATGCGGTGCGGCGTCCAGAGCCGGTCCAGGCCGTCGTCGAACCGCGGGTGGGCGTCCGGCGTCTCGACCGTCGCGCCTGTGCCGGGGTCGGGGACGGCGCCCGGCGCGGCCTCCTCGGCCGCGCCGGGCGCCCCCGTGCGCTCGTCGCTCACGCGCCGTCAGACCTGGACGCGGTCGCGGACGGCGGCGACGATGCGCTCGACCGCCTCGGCGACGGGCACGCCGTTGTCCTGCCGGCCGTCGCGGTAGCGGAACGACACGGCGCCCGCCTCGGCGTCCTCGCCGCCCGCGATGAGGACGAACGGCACCTTGCGCGTGCTCGCGTTACGGATCTTCTTGCCGAAGCGGTCGTCGGAGTAGTCGACCTCCGCGCGGATGCCCTGGGCCCGGAGCTGCGCGACGACGTCGGCCACGTAGTCGTTGAACGGCTCCGCGACCGGGACGGCGACGACCTGGACGGGCGCGAGCCACGCCGGGAACGCGCCCGCGTAGTGCTCGACGAGGATGCCGAAGAACCGCTCGATCGAGCCGAACAGCGCGCGGTGGATCATGACCGGGCGCTGGCGCGTGCCGTCGGACGCCGTGTACTCGAGCTCGAACAGCTCCGGCTCGAAGAAGTCGAGCTGGATCGTCGAGAGCTGCCACGTGCGGCCGATCGCGTCCTTCGCCTGGACCGAGATCTTCGGGCCGTAGAACGCCGCACCGCCCGGGTCCGCGACGAGCTCGAGGCCTGACTCCGTGGCGACCTGGCGTAGGACCTCGGTCGCCTCCTCCCACGTCGCGTCGTCGCCCACCGACTTCTCCGGGTCGCGCGTCGACAGCTCCAGGTAGAAGTCGTCGAGCCCGTAGTCGCGCAGCAGGTCGAGCACGAACGACAGGAGCGAGCTCAGCTCGTCGCGCATCTGCTCGCGCGTCGTGTAGATGTGCGCGTCGTCCTGCGTGAAGCCGCGGGCCCGCGTGAGGCCGTGCACGACGCCCGACTTCTCGTAGCGGTACACCGTGCCGAACTCGAACAGGCGCAGCGGCAGCTCGCGGTACGACCGCCCGCGCGAGCGGTACACGAGGTTGTGCATCGGGCAGTTCATGGGCTTGAGGTAGTAGTCCTGGCCGGCGCGCTTGACGTTGCCCTCGTCGTCCAGCTCCTCGTCGAGGTGCATCGGCGGGTACATCCCGTCCGCGTACCAGTCGAGGTGGCGCGACGTCTGGAACAGGTTCGCCTTGGTGATGTGCGGCGTGCTGACGAACGAGTAGCCGGCCTCGACGTGCCGCTTGCGCGAGTACTCCTCCATCTCCATGCGGATCGTCGCGCCGTTGGGGTGGAACACCGGCAGGCCCGAGCCGATCTCCTCCGGGAAGGAGAACAGGTCGAGCTCGTTGCCGAGCCGGCGGTGGTCGCGCCGCTCCGCCTCCGCGAGTCGCTCGAGGTACGCCTTGAGCTCGTCCTTCGTCGGCCACGCCGTGCCGTAGATGCGCTGGAGCTGCGGGTTCTTCTCGCTGCCGCGCCAGTAGGCCGCGGCCGAGCGCATGAGCTGGTAGCCGTTGCCGATCAGGCGCGTGCTCGGCAGGTGCGGGCCGCGGCACAGGTCCTTCCAGACCACCGTCTCGCTCTCGCGCCCGGCGCCGCGCACGTTGTCGTAGATCGTCAGCTCGCCGCCACCGACCTCGACGCTCGCGCCCTCGGTGTCGTCCGCGGTGCCGGAGCCCTTGAGCCCGATGAGCTCCAGCTTGTACGGCTCGTGCGCGAGCTCTGCCCGCGCCTCGTCCTCGGTCACGACCCGGCGGCGGAAGGTCTGGCCCTCCTTGACGATCCGCGACATCGCCTTGTCGAGGGCCTTGAGGTCCTCCGGCGTGAACGGCGTCTCGACGTCGAAGTCGTAGTAGAAGCCGTCCGTGATCGGCGGGCCGATGCCCAGCTTCGCGTCCGGGTTGACCTGCTGGACCGCCTGGGCGAGCACGTGCGCCGCCGAGTGGCGCAGCACCGCGAGCCCGTCCGGCGAGTCGACGGTCACGCCCTCGACCACGTCGCCGTCGGCGACCGGCGTGTCGAGGTCCTTGAGGACGCCGTTGACGCGGATCACGACGACGTCGCGACGAGCGGCGAACAGGTCCGTCCCCGTCGTGCCCGTCGTCACCGTGGTCTCCTCGGCGTCGAGGGTGATGGTGAGGGGTGACGAGACGACGTCAGACACGTCCGTGCTCCGATCTGCTGGCGGGAGGCGCGCGGCGCGCGCCCGGTCGAGGTCCTGCGGCCGGCGGGCCCTGCCCGACAGCACGAAGGG includes the following:
- the thrS gene encoding threonine--tRNA ligase; amino-acid sequence: MTLDAEETTVTTGTTGTDLFAARRDVVVIRVNGVLKDLDTPVADGDVVEGVTVDSPDGLAVLRHSAAHVLAQAVQQVNPDAKLGIGPPITDGFYYDFDVETPFTPEDLKALDKAMSRIVKEGQTFRRRVVTEDEARAELAHEPYKLELIGLKGSGTADDTEGASVEVGGGELTIYDNVRGAGRESETVVWKDLCRGPHLPSTRLIGNGYQLMRSAAAYWRGSEKNPQLQRIYGTAWPTKDELKAYLERLAEAERRDHRRLGNELDLFSFPEEIGSGLPVFHPNGATIRMEMEEYSRKRHVEAGYSFVSTPHITKANLFQTSRHLDWYADGMYPPMHLDEELDDEGNVKRAGQDYYLKPMNCPMHNLVYRSRGRSYRELPLRLFEFGTVYRYEKSGVVHGLTRARGFTQDDAHIYTTREQMRDELSSLLSFVLDLLRDYGLDDFYLELSTRDPEKSVGDDATWEEATEVLRQVATESGLELVADPGGAAFYGPKISVQAKDAIGRTWQLSTIQLDFFEPELFELEYTASDGTRQRPVMIHRALFGSIERFFGILVEHYAGAFPAWLAPVQVVAVPVAEPFNDYVADVVAQLRAQGIRAEVDYSDDRFGKKIRNASTRKVPFVLIAGGEDAEAGAVSFRYRDGRQDNGVPVAEAVERIVAAVRDRVQV